In Massilia violaceinigra, one DNA window encodes the following:
- the egtD gene encoding L-histidine N(alpha)-methyltransferase, whose amino-acid sequence MPTSSLAEARDARASSAVVSELTAGLLGRSAAISPKFLYDALGSRLFEAICELPEYYPTRTEAAIVASHGADIARAVGVGSTLIDLGAGNCAKAARLFPLLHPAQYVAIDISYDFLRESIERLQQRFPHIEMTGLGLDFSSHLDMPGVVRPGKRLFFYPGSSIGNYTPDEARAFLRRARAECEDDGALLIGIDLVKDSATLDAAYDDAIGVTAAFNLNILRHVNLLIGSDFNVAQWRHRGFFNDDESRVEMHLEAREALTVRWPGGERRFSAGESIHTENSYKYRQSAAVGLLEQSGFQSVHVWTDPDQWFAVIYARAIPR is encoded by the coding sequence ATGCCGACTTCCAGCCTTGCCGAAGCGCGCGATGCCCGCGCCAGTAGCGCCGTTGTGTCCGAACTGACTGCCGGCCTGCTCGGCAGGAGTGCGGCGATCTCGCCCAAATTCCTCTACGACGCCCTGGGATCCCGGCTGTTCGAGGCGATCTGCGAATTGCCCGAATATTATCCCACCCGCACCGAAGCGGCCATCGTGGCTAGCCACGGGGCCGACATCGCACGCGCGGTGGGCGTGGGCAGCACGCTGATCGACCTGGGCGCGGGTAATTGCGCCAAGGCGGCGCGCCTGTTTCCGCTGCTGCATCCGGCCCAGTATGTGGCGATCGACATCTCCTACGATTTCCTGCGCGAGTCGATCGAACGCTTGCAGCAGCGCTTTCCGCATATCGAGATGACGGGGCTGGGACTGGATTTTTCGAGCCATCTCGATATGCCGGGCGTGGTACGGCCCGGGAAGCGCCTGTTCTTTTACCCTGGTTCCTCGATCGGCAATTACACGCCCGACGAAGCACGCGCCTTTCTGCGCCGCGCGCGCGCCGAGTGCGAGGACGACGGCGCGCTGCTGATCGGGATCGACCTGGTCAAGGATTCCGCAACGCTCGACGCGGCCTATGACGACGCCATCGGCGTCACGGCGGCCTTCAACCTGAACATCCTGCGCCACGTGAACCTGCTGATCGGCTCCGACTTCAACGTGGCGCAGTGGCGCCATCGCGGCTTTTTCAACGACGACGAAAGCCGGGTCGAAATGCACCTTGAAGCGCGCGAAGCGCTGACCGTGCGCTGGCCGGGCGGGGAGCGCCGTTTCAGCGCGGGCGAGTCGATTCACACCGAGAACAGCTACAAGTACCGCCAGAGCGCGGCGGTGGGCCTGCTTGAACAATCCGGCTTTCAGAGCGTGCATGTGTGGACCGATCCGGACCAGTGGTTCGCGGTCATCTACGCGCGCGCCATCCCCCGATGA
- a CDS encoding YihY/virulence factor BrkB family protein translates to MKGSKGLRLRILNRRANAYVLGHPLAFAWQTLKGFKANQGLLLAGAVAYYALLSIVPFLMLVVVALSHFIDQAELLSTLARYLEWLVPGQSNAIVKELSHFMDDRDLVTWVLFASMLFFSSLAFTALENAMSVIFHHRVAIRRRHFLISAILPYCYILALGAGIMIVTLVAGTLQVMGEESVWFLGYEWSLNGVSGVLLYCLGLTGEILVLSSIYLVMPVGRLSLSHALIGGVTAALLWEIARHVLVWYFSTLSQVNMVYGSMTTAIVVMFSLEIGATLLLFGAQVISEYERAGRNEQHKEPTPMTTRPAQ, encoded by the coding sequence ATGAAGGGCTCCAAGGGTCTGCGCTTGCGTATCTTGAACCGCCGCGCCAACGCGTACGTGCTTGGGCATCCGCTCGCATTCGCGTGGCAGACGCTCAAGGGTTTCAAGGCCAACCAGGGCTTGCTGCTGGCCGGCGCGGTGGCGTATTACGCGCTGCTGTCGATCGTGCCGTTTCTGATGCTGGTGGTGGTGGCGCTGTCGCACTTCATCGACCAGGCCGAGTTGTTGTCGACGCTGGCGCGCTATCTGGAGTGGCTGGTGCCGGGGCAGTCCAACGCCATTGTGAAAGAACTGTCGCACTTCATGGACGACCGCGACCTGGTCACCTGGGTGCTGTTTGCCAGCATGCTGTTTTTTAGCTCGCTCGCGTTCACCGCGCTGGAAAATGCGATGAGCGTGATCTTCCATCACCGGGTAGCGATCCGGCGGCGGCACTTTTTGATCTCGGCCATCCTGCCTTACTGTTATATCCTGGCGCTCGGCGCCGGCATCATGATCGTCACCCTGGTGGCGGGCACGCTGCAGGTGATGGGCGAGGAGAGCGTGTGGTTCCTCGGCTACGAGTGGTCGCTCAACGGCGTGTCCGGGGTGCTGCTGTATTGCCTGGGGCTGACCGGCGAGATCCTGGTGCTCAGTTCCATCTACCTGGTGATGCCGGTGGGGCGGCTGTCGCTGTCGCACGCGCTCATTGGTGGCGTGACGGCGGCGCTGCTGTGGGAAATCGCACGTCATGTGCTGGTCTGGTACTTTTCGACCCTGTCGCAGGTGAATATGGTGTACGGCTCGATGACCACCGCCATCGTGGTCATGTTCAGTCTGGAGATCGGCGCGACCTTGCTGCTGTTCGGCGCGCAGGTGATTTCGGAATACGAGCGGGCGGGGCGTAACGAGCAGCACAAGGAACCGACCCCGATGACCACGCGCCCGGCGCAATAA
- the phnE gene encoding phosphonate ABC transporter, permease protein PhnE → MSARPLPPAPPRRVSTWLLAGAIVALVVASFASLQLQWSAFFSPDALAVTTEFLAGFTPPETSPAFLRKTALAAAETLSMSAIGTLLAVAGGMALAIAGAGRLGKVQRVLARGLLNVLRSIPELVWASLLLVAAGLGPFAGTLALAAHTSGVLGRLFADALENADPHPEATLLTNGAAPAAAFLYATMPQTLPQMLSYTLYRWENNIRAAAVLGVVGAGGLGQMLKFHLSLFQMQNAATVIIAMLLLVALVDAASFALRRALTR, encoded by the coding sequence ATGAGCGCGCGCCCCCTGCCCCCCGCGCCGCCGCGCCGCGTCTCGACGTGGCTGCTGGCGGGGGCCATCGTGGCGCTCGTCGTCGCCAGCTTCGCCTCGCTGCAGCTGCAATGGTCGGCCTTCTTCTCGCCCGACGCGCTCGCGGTGACCACCGAATTCCTGGCCGGCTTCACCCCGCCCGAAACCTCCCCCGCCTTCCTGCGCAAGACCGCGCTGGCCGCCGCCGAAACGCTGTCGATGTCGGCCATCGGCACTTTGCTGGCGGTCGCCGGCGGCATGGCGCTGGCGATCGCCGGCGCCGGCCGCCTGGGCAAGGTGCAGCGCGTCCTCGCGCGCGGCCTGCTCAACGTACTGCGTTCGATTCCGGAACTGGTGTGGGCCTCGCTGCTGCTGGTGGCGGCCGGCCTGGGGCCGTTCGCCGGCACCCTGGCGCTGGCCGCGCACACCAGCGGCGTGCTCGGACGCCTGTTCGCCGACGCGCTCGAAAACGCCGATCCGCATCCGGAAGCCACCCTGCTCACCAACGGCGCCGCGCCGGCGGCGGCCTTCTTGTATGCCACCATGCCGCAAACGCTGCCCCAGATGCTGTCGTACACCCTGTACCGCTGGGAGAACAATATCCGCGCCGCCGCGGTACTCGGCGTGGTCGGCGCCGGCGGACTCGGTCAGATGCTCAAGTTTCACCTGTCGCTGTTCCAGATGCAAAACGCGGCCACCGTCATCATCGCCATGCTGCTGCTCGTCGCGCTGGTCGACGCCGCCAGCTTTGCGCTGCGGCGCGCCCTCACCCGCTAG
- a CDS encoding phosphonate ABC transporter ATP-binding protein, whose amino-acid sequence MDSYRLGKLTVRHLAGAQAPALHEIDLAVAQGEQLAVIGPSGAGKTTLLATLACAHAPAGGTLQVLGQDPWALPGAARHKLRASLFLAPQTPPLPPRQRVVTAVLAARLPEWTLGQALASLFKPADPDAAHAALVRFGLGEKLYARVDRLSGGERQRCGLARLLLSSARVFLVDEPLSALDPALSRMTIGTLQQEAAHRNATLICSLHQVDMARAHFPRIVGLRDGRIVFDAAREDVSDKMIAALYQNEAVVPHAPQPHETPERLAVGACF is encoded by the coding sequence ATGGACTCCTACCGCCTCGGCAAGCTCACCGTGCGTCACCTGGCCGGCGCGCAGGCGCCTGCCTTGCACGAGATCGACCTGGCGGTGGCGCAGGGCGAACAGCTGGCCGTGATCGGTCCGTCCGGGGCCGGCAAGACCACCCTGCTGGCCACCCTCGCCTGCGCCCACGCGCCGGCCGGCGGCACCCTGCAGGTGCTCGGGCAGGATCCGTGGGCCCTGCCCGGCGCGGCGCGTCACAAGCTGCGCGCCAGCCTGTTCCTGGCGCCGCAAACGCCGCCCCTGCCGCCGCGCCAGCGCGTGGTCACGGCGGTGCTGGCGGCGCGCCTGCCCGAATGGACCCTGGGCCAGGCGCTCGCTTCCCTGTTCAAGCCGGCCGATCCTGACGCCGCCCACGCGGCCCTAGTGCGCTTCGGACTGGGCGAGAAACTGTATGCGCGCGTCGACCGCCTCTCCGGCGGCGAGCGCCAGCGCTGCGGCCTGGCGCGCCTGCTGCTCTCGTCGGCCCGCGTGTTCCTGGTCGACGAGCCGCTCTCCGCGCTCGACCCCGCGCTGTCCCGGATGACGATCGGCACCCTGCAGCAGGAAGCGGCGCACCGCAATGCCACGCTGATATGCAGCCTGCACCAGGTCGACATGGCGCGCGCCCATTTCCCGCGCATCGTCGGCCTGCGCGACGGGCGCATCGTGTTCGATGCCGCGCGCGAAGACGTGAGCGACAAGATGATCGCGGCGCTTTACCAGAACGAAGCCGTGGTGCCGCACGCGCCGCAGCCACATGAAACGCCCGAACGGCTGGCCGTCGGCGCATGCTTCTGA
- a CDS encoding PhnE/PtxC family ABC transporter permease — protein MPAATVHHPDPAWRARLAMLAIGTAVLWPALVFSEFKPWILFDLQSLAAASQFLAGFLKPALAPEFLAMVLRETWQTVAIATAGLTLALLGAIPATLIITERLSISRLGTLRMHWAARLLRQLVRWVLVLLRSVPELVWAILFVRVVGLGPTAGVLAIALTYSGMLGKVYAEILESTDAHATGALLANGSSRLAALLYGALPESSAELVSYTVYRWECAIRGSAVIGFVGAGGLGQRMDESTRMMAGGEVCTMLIVFVLLVALADAVSKLLRRRLG, from the coding sequence ATGCCCGCGGCAACCGTCCACCATCCCGACCCGGCCTGGCGCGCGCGCCTGGCCATGCTCGCCATCGGCACGGCCGTGCTGTGGCCGGCCCTGGTGTTCAGCGAATTCAAGCCCTGGATCCTGTTCGACCTGCAAAGCCTCGCGGCGGCCAGCCAGTTCCTGGCCGGCTTTCTCAAGCCCGCGCTGGCGCCCGAATTCCTGGCGATGGTGCTGCGCGAAACCTGGCAGACGGTGGCCATCGCCACCGCCGGCCTGACCCTGGCCCTACTCGGCGCCATTCCGGCGACCCTGATCATCACCGAACGCCTGTCCATCTCGCGCCTGGGCACCTTGCGCATGCACTGGGCCGCCCGCCTGCTGCGCCAGCTGGTGCGCTGGGTGCTGGTGCTGCTGCGCAGCGTGCCCGAGCTGGTGTGGGCCATCCTGTTCGTGCGCGTGGTCGGCCTGGGGCCGACCGCCGGCGTGCTGGCCATCGCGCTCACCTACAGCGGCATGCTGGGCAAGGTGTACGCCGAAATTCTCGAATCGACCGACGCCCATGCCACCGGGGCGCTGCTGGCCAACGGCAGTTCGCGCCTGGCCGCGCTCCTGTACGGGGCGCTGCCGGAATCGAGCGCCGAACTGGTCTCGTACACCGTGTACCGCTGGGAGTGCGCCATCCGCGGCTCGGCGGTGATCGGCTTTGTCGGCGCCGGCGGACTCGGTCAGCGCATGGATGAATCGACCCGCATGATGGCCGGCGGCGAAGTGTGCACCATGCTGATCGTGTTCGTGCTGCTGGTGGCCCTGGCCGATGCCGTGTCCAAGCTGCTGCGCCGCAGGCTCGGATGA
- a CDS encoding ABC transporter ATP-binding protein codes for MLELRDLAKTYNGRPVLNRLSHQFKAGEFVAIMGESGVGKSTLLNLIAGLDAPDSGDIVIDGQPMSALDDNAATSLRRTRMGFIFQAFHVLPHLTLEQNVALPLLLNGQSQERAGAMLAAVGLGGRGGDFPRQLSGGEMQRVAIARALVHRPALVLADEPTGNLDPETADSILALLRDEVKASGASAIMVTHSHAAAAQADKTLILTRSGLHFVQDVR; via the coding sequence ATGCTCGAACTGCGCGATCTCGCCAAAACCTACAACGGCCGTCCGGTGCTCAACCGCCTCTCGCACCAATTCAAGGCCGGCGAATTCGTCGCCATCATGGGCGAGTCGGGGGTCGGCAAGTCGACCCTGCTCAACCTCATCGCCGGCCTCGATGCGCCCGACAGCGGCGACATCGTGATCGACGGCCAGCCGATGTCGGCGCTCGACGACAATGCCGCCACCAGCCTGCGCCGCACCCGCATGGGCTTCATCTTCCAGGCCTTCCACGTGCTGCCGCACCTGACCCTGGAACAGAACGTGGCCCTGCCCCTGTTATTGAATGGCCAGAGCCAGGAACGCGCCGGCGCCATGCTGGCCGCGGTCGGCTTGGGCGGAAGGGGCGGCGATTTTCCGCGCCAGCTGTCCGGTGGCGAAATGCAGCGCGTGGCGATCGCCCGCGCACTGGTGCACCGCCCGGCCCTGGTGCTGGCCGATGAACCGACCGGGAACCTCGATCCGGAGACCGCCGACAGCATCCTGGCGTTGCTTCGGGATGAAGTAAAGGCGAGCGGCGCTAGTGCAATAATGGTCACACATTCTCACGCCGCAGCCGCGCAAGCGGACAAAACCCTCATTTTGACCCGCTCAGGATTGCATTTTGTGCAAGATGTGCGCTAA
- a CDS encoding SUKH-3 domain-containing protein: MNMQFEKPTFDLLRKMGWTEHRAVDPAPFLACLLADGYALFPKVKPFFQRFGGLGGDMPAYRVAGAFDRIDFHPEHAISCTCREQVSAYEARVHQKLVVIGMAYNRHMTLLLSDSGRMYGGYDDFLCLIGNDVHDGISNLFERRRMPEVM, encoded by the coding sequence ATGAATATGCAATTTGAAAAACCGACCTTCGATTTGTTGAGGAAAATGGGATGGACTGAGCATCGCGCAGTCGACCCGGCGCCTTTTCTTGCATGTCTGCTCGCGGACGGCTATGCACTTTTTCCGAAGGTGAAGCCATTTTTCCAGCGTTTTGGCGGACTCGGCGGCGATATGCCTGCCTACCGGGTCGCGGGTGCGTTCGATCGCATCGATTTTCACCCCGAGCACGCGATCAGCTGCACATGCCGCGAGCAGGTGAGCGCCTATGAAGCGCGCGTGCACCAGAAATTGGTGGTGATCGGGATGGCATATAACAGGCACATGACGCTGCTCCTGTCCGACAGCGGGCGGATGTATGGCGGCTACGATGATTTCCTGTGCCTGATCGGAAACGATGTGCACGACGGGATCAGCAATCTGTTCGAGCGGCGCCGGATGCCGGAAGTCATGTAG
- a CDS encoding GNAT family N-acetyltransferase codes for MQNLHPHLDTKPAAPRLLLSLASTPAQVREVQRLRYKVFIEAMGLSALANAERLDRDEFDEHCEHLIVRDASTLKVVGTYRVLSPSRARRIGRLYAENEFDLGRLNHLRNRIIEAGRACIHPKYRGGSVIMLLWAGLAECMRRERCDFLAGCASMSVADGGHNAAGVYRSLIGKHAAPAEYRVTPHLPFPVGALEAAGKVQVPALVKGYVRSGAWLCGEPAWDPDFESADLFLLLPLANLDSRYAKHYGME; via the coding sequence ATGCAAAACCTCCATCCCCACCTGGATACGAAACCGGCCGCGCCGCGGCTGCTCCTTAGCCTGGCGTCGACGCCGGCCCAAGTGCGCGAAGTGCAGCGCCTGCGCTACAAGGTCTTCATCGAGGCGATGGGCCTGTCCGCGCTGGCCAATGCCGAGCGGCTCGACCGCGATGAATTCGACGAGCACTGCGAACATCTGATCGTACGCGACGCGTCCACCCTCAAGGTGGTGGGCACCTACCGGGTATTGAGTCCGTCGCGGGCGCGCCGGATCGGCCGCCTGTACGCCGAAAACGAATTCGACCTGGGCCGTCTGAATCATCTGCGCAACCGCATCATCGAAGCGGGGCGCGCCTGCATCCATCCCAAATACCGCGGCGGCAGCGTGATCATGCTGCTGTGGGCCGGCCTGGCCGAATGCATGCGGCGCGAACGCTGCGATTTCCTGGCCGGCTGCGCCAGCATGAGCGTGGCCGACGGCGGCCACAATGCGGCCGGCGTGTACCGGTCGCTGATCGGCAAGCACGCCGCGCCGGCCGAATACCGGGTCACGCCGCACCTGCCGTTTCCGGTGGGGGCATTGGAAGCGGCCGGCAAGGTGCAGGTGCCGGCGCTGGTCAAGGGCTACGTGCGATCGGGCGCGTGGCTGTGCGGCGAGCCGGCCTGGGATCCTGATTTCGAGAGTGCGGATTTGTTCCTGCTGCTGCCGCTGGCGAACCTGGACAGCCGCTACGCGAAGCACTACGGGATGGAATAG
- a CDS encoding putative selenate ABC transporter substrate-binding protein, with the protein MTHFSALRTLKSMLAASLAATALLASASAIAQVTPGVLRVSAIPDEAPTELQRKFKPLGDYLAKATGLKVEFTPVTDYPAAVEGLVNKRLDLVWFGGFTFVQANVRSKGKVTPLVQRQEDTAFRSVFVTTKADITKLDDLKGKTLSFGSESSTSGHLMPRSYMLAAKIDPDADLKRVAYSGAHDATVAAVAGGKVDAGALNISVWEKLVAEKKVDPAAVRVFYTTPGYFDYNWTVHADMPAPMKKKLTDAFLALDKSTPEGKEILELQKASKFVPTKPENYSAIEAAARSAKLLK; encoded by the coding sequence ATGACCCACTTCTCCGCCCTGCGCACCCTCAAGTCCATGCTGGCTGCATCATTAGCCGCCACCGCGCTGCTGGCCAGTGCCAGCGCCATCGCCCAGGTCACGCCGGGCGTGCTGCGCGTGTCCGCCATTCCCGACGAAGCGCCGACCGAATTGCAGCGCAAGTTCAAGCCGCTGGGCGACTACCTGGCCAAGGCCACCGGCCTGAAAGTCGAATTCACGCCGGTGACCGATTACCCGGCCGCAGTCGAGGGACTGGTCAACAAGCGCCTCGACCTGGTCTGGTTCGGCGGCTTTACCTTTGTGCAGGCCAATGTGCGCAGCAAGGGCAAGGTCACGCCGCTGGTGCAGCGCCAGGAAGACACCGCCTTCCGTTCGGTGTTCGTCACCACCAAGGCCGACATCACGAAACTCGATGACCTCAAGGGCAAGACCCTCAGCTTCGGTTCCGAGTCGTCCACCTCGGGTCACCTGATGCCGCGCTCCTACATGCTGGCTGCGAAAATCGATCCGGACGCGGATCTCAAGCGCGTGGCCTACTCCGGCGCGCACGACGCCACCGTGGCCGCTGTCGCCGGCGGCAAGGTCGATGCCGGCGCGCTGAATATCTCGGTCTGGGAAAAGCTGGTCGCCGAGAAGAAGGTCGACCCGGCCGCCGTGCGCGTGTTCTACACCACCCCGGGCTACTTCGACTACAACTGGACCGTGCACGCCGACATGCCCGCGCCGATGAAGAAGAAGCTGACCGACGCCTTCCTCGCCCTCGACAAGTCGACCCCGGAAGGCAAGGAAATCCTGGAACTGCAAAAAGCCAGCAAGTTCGTGCCGACCAAGCCGGAAAACTACAGCGCCATCGAGGCCGCCGCGCGCAGCGCCAAGCTGCTCAAGTAA
- a CDS encoding DUF5694 domain-containing protein: MSKWNRWIWGSIAILPFAAQAQIDLTTLDRDIAGQRAQVLVLGTVHLRYMPPGFDPASLEGVLGRLAAFKPDIITIETESGEECDLAARHAAKYGADYCPSTDAAMAATGLDVPAAIAEVDKTLKAWPAQATPAQRRRLGALFLAANDPASAYVQWLQLPEAERRAGDSLNAALVDKLADIGKRNNESYQLAARLAARLGLQRVHAIDNHTGDRIDVPDIKAFLRPVEAAWAVGGAALKERQQQEKALSQAPDLLPLYRTINEPEGLRVLAEASVVPAMRAKSAEGYPQMWVAGWEIRNLRMVANIRETFRERPGARILSIVGASHKPWFDSWLGQLQGVDIVGVAGVLK, from the coding sequence ATGAGCAAATGGAACAGGTGGATCTGGGGATCGATCGCAATATTGCCCTTCGCGGCGCAAGCGCAGATCGACCTGACGACGCTCGATCGCGACATTGCCGGACAGCGGGCGCAAGTGCTGGTACTCGGCACCGTGCACCTGAGATACATGCCGCCAGGCTTCGACCCCGCATCGCTTGAGGGCGTGCTCGGCCGGCTGGCGGCGTTCAAGCCCGACATCATCACCATCGAGACCGAATCGGGCGAGGAATGCGATCTCGCCGCGCGCCACGCTGCCAAGTATGGCGCCGATTATTGCCCCTCGACCGATGCGGCGATGGCGGCCACCGGGCTCGACGTTCCCGCAGCAATCGCCGAAGTCGACAAAACGCTCAAGGCCTGGCCCGCGCAAGCGACACCGGCACAACGGCGGCGTCTCGGCGCGTTGTTTCTGGCGGCGAACGACCCCGCCTCGGCCTATGTGCAATGGCTGCAGCTACCTGAAGCCGAGCGCCGCGCCGGCGACAGCTTGAACGCCGCGCTGGTGGACAAGCTCGCAGACATCGGCAAGCGCAACAATGAGAGTTACCAGTTGGCCGCGCGTCTGGCCGCGCGCCTCGGACTGCAGCGGGTTCACGCCATCGACAACCACACCGGCGACCGCATCGATGTGCCGGACATCAAGGCATTCCTCCGGCCGGTCGAGGCGGCTTGGGCCGTGGGCGGGGCGGCGCTGAAGGAGCGGCAGCAACAGGAGAAGGCCCTGTCGCAGGCGCCCGACCTGCTGCCGCTGTACCGCACCATCAACGAACCGGAAGGTCTGCGGGTGCTTGCCGAGGCCAGTGTCGTTCCGGCCATGCGCGCCAAGTCCGCGGAAGGTTATCCGCAGATGTGGGTCGCCGGCTGGGAAATCCGCAACCTGCGCATGGTGGCGAACATCCGCGAAACCTTCCGCGAACGCCCCGGCGCGCGCATCCTTTCCATTGTCGGCGCCTCGCACAAGCCATGGTTCGACAGCTGGCTGGGCCAACTGCAGGGAGTCGATATCGTCGGCGTTGCGGGCGTGCTGAAGTGA
- the egtB gene encoding ergothioneine biosynthesis protein EgtB, translated as MRDLYDGVRKRSLMLAEPLSDEDCGAQSMADASPVKWHLAHTTWFFETFILERFEEGFAPFHPAFRVLFNSYYNGIGERHPRAQRGALTRPAMREVRAYRANVDARVARLLAAQPGDELLGLLELGLQHEQQHQELILTDVKHLLAQNAMWPAYMDSALARAQPGAPLAWISFDGGLADIGHAGASFSFDNELPRHRQYVAPFALASRLVTNGEYLAFIEAGGYREPALWLSEGWDCVGELKLAHPLYWQRDAHGQWHEFTLHGLQPLDAARPVTHLSLYEADAFAHWMEARLPTEAEWEVAAAGIDAATGGLHPGGAPQGAGLTQMFGECWQWTSSSYAPYPGYACAPGALGEYNGKFMLNQYVLRGSSCATPPGHARASYRNFFPAGARWQFTGIRLAR; from the coding sequence ATGCGCGACCTTTACGACGGCGTGCGCAAACGTTCGCTGATGCTGGCGGAACCCTTGTCGGACGAAGACTGCGGCGCGCAGTCGATGGCCGACGCCAGTCCCGTCAAGTGGCACCTGGCGCACACCACGTGGTTTTTCGAGACCTTTATCCTGGAACGCTTCGAGGAAGGCTTCGCGCCGTTTCATCCGGCCTTCCGGGTGCTGTTCAACTCTTATTACAACGGTATCGGCGAGCGCCATCCGCGCGCCCAGCGTGGCGCGCTGACGCGTCCCGCCATGCGCGAGGTGCGCGCCTACCGCGCCAATGTGGATGCGCGCGTGGCGCGCCTGCTGGCGGCGCAGCCGGGTGATGAGCTGCTTGGCTTGCTGGAACTGGGCTTGCAGCACGAGCAGCAGCACCAGGAACTGATCCTCACCGACGTCAAGCACCTGCTGGCGCAGAACGCCATGTGGCCGGCCTATATGGATAGTGCGCTGGCGCGCGCGCAGCCCGGCGCGCCGCTGGCGTGGATCAGCTTTGACGGCGGCCTGGCCGATATCGGCCACGCCGGTGCCAGCTTCAGTTTCGACAACGAGCTGCCGCGCCATCGCCAGTATGTGGCGCCGTTTGCGCTGGCCTCGCGCCTGGTGACCAATGGCGAGTACCTGGCGTTCATCGAGGCGGGCGGCTATCGCGAGCCGGCCCTGTGGCTGTCCGAGGGCTGGGACTGCGTGGGCGAGCTGAAACTGGCGCACCCGCTGTACTGGCAGCGCGACGCGCACGGGCAGTGGCACGAATTCACGCTGCACGGATTGCAGCCGCTCGATGCGGCGCGTCCGGTGACGCATCTGTCGCTGTATGAGGCCGATGCGTTCGCGCACTGGATGGAGGCGCGCCTGCCGACCGAGGCGGAGTGGGAAGTGGCCGCCGCCGGCATCGACGCGGCGACGGGCGGCCTGCATCCGGGGGGCGCGCCGCAGGGCGCGGGGCTGACGCAAATGTTCGGCGAGTGCTGGCAGTGGACCAGCAGCAGCTACGCGCCGTATCCCGGCTATGCCTGCGCGCCCGGCGCGCTGGGCGAATACAACGGTAAATTCATGTTAAACCAGTATGTCCTGCGCGGTTCCTCGTGCGCCACGCCGCCCGGTCATGCGCGCGCCAGCTACCGCAACTTCTTCCCGGCCGGTGCGCGCTGGCAGTTCACCGGCATCAGGCTGGCGCGATGA